From Deinococcus aquaticus, one genomic window encodes:
- the hemB gene encoding porphobilinogen synthase: protein MQDRPRRLRRTPALRALTREVHLHPEQFIHPIFVHERDTVTDIATMPGVQRHSIESAVEQAREALSLGIPSVILFGIPDHKDALGTQAYAEEGIIQRATRAIKASVPGISVIADTCLCEYTDHGHCGPLCEVPGLSGPDAWTVDNDPSLDLLARTAVSQARAGADVVAPSAMMDGQVAAIRAALDAAGFTHVPVMSYAVKYASAYYGPFRDAAGSTPSVGNRATYQMDPAGGYREALREARLDAEQGADTLMVKPVLAYLDVLSLLKREFDLPVVAYNVSGEYSLIKAAAAAGFMDERRTVLETLTGMRRAGADAIITYHAMDAARWIAEDARK, encoded by the coding sequence ATGCAAGACCGTCCCCGCCGCCTGCGCCGCACGCCCGCCCTGCGCGCCCTGACCCGCGAAGTGCACCTGCACCCGGAGCAGTTCATCCACCCGATCTTCGTGCATGAACGCGACACCGTGACGGACATCGCCACCATGCCCGGCGTGCAGCGCCACAGCATTGAAAGTGCCGTGGAACAGGCCCGCGAGGCCCTGAGCCTCGGCATTCCCAGCGTGATCCTGTTCGGCATTCCCGACCACAAGGACGCCCTGGGCACCCAGGCCTACGCTGAGGAAGGCATCATCCAGCGGGCCACGCGCGCCATCAAGGCCAGCGTGCCCGGCATCAGCGTCATTGCCGACACTTGCCTGTGCGAGTACACCGACCACGGCCACTGCGGCCCGCTGTGCGAGGTGCCCGGCCTGAGCGGCCCGGATGCCTGGACGGTCGACAACGACCCCAGCCTGGACCTGCTGGCCCGCACGGCCGTCTCGCAGGCCCGCGCCGGAGCGGACGTCGTGGCCCCCAGCGCCATGATGGACGGACAGGTCGCCGCCATCCGCGCCGCACTGGACGCCGCCGGCTTCACGCACGTCCCGGTCATGAGTTACGCCGTGAAGTACGCCAGCGCCTACTACGGCCCCTTCCGGGACGCTGCCGGATCCACACCCAGCGTCGGGAACCGCGCCACGTATCAGATGGACCCCGCCGGAGGCTACCGCGAGGCGCTGCGCGAGGCCCGCCTGGACGCCGAGCAGGGCGCCGACACCCTGATGGTCAAACCCGTCCTGGCGTACCTGGACGTCCTGAGCCTCCTGAAACGCGAGTTCGACCTGCCAGTCGTGGCGTACAACGTCAGCGGCGAGTACTCGCTGATCAAGGCCGCCGCCGCCGCCGGGTTCATGGACGAGCGCCGCACCGTCCTCGAAACCCTGACCGGCATGCGCCGCGCCGGAGCGGACGCCATCATCACGTACCACGCCATGGACGCCGCCCGCTGGATCGCCGAGGACGCCCGCAAGTGA
- a CDS encoding roadblock/LC7 domain-containing protein: protein MIEALMEVRGVRHTALVANDGRVVARAGLPEEQLNAELTLIAAGRAVIGSLQANLNTGDWQELLLDVEGGPVLLTPHGDQILLTAFDEVASLGRVRFAVRRLLGTA, encoded by the coding sequence GTGATTGAGGCCCTGATGGAGGTGCGCGGCGTGCGCCACACTGCCCTGGTCGCCAACGACGGCCGCGTCGTGGCCCGCGCCGGCCTGCCGGAAGAGCAGCTGAACGCGGAACTGACCCTGATCGCCGCTGGACGCGCCGTGATCGGCAGCCTGCAGGCCAACCTGAACACCGGCGACTGGCAGGAACTGCTGCTGGACGTCGAGGGCGGCCCCGTCCTGCTGACCCCGCACGGCGACCAGATCCTCCTGACGGCCTTCGACGAGGTCGCCAGCCTGGGCCGCGTGCGTTTCGCGGTGCGCCGCCTGCTCGGCACGGCCTGA
- a CDS encoding helix-turn-helix domain-containing protein, which produces MTLNTNTRTFVDTVTYRPGAVILYPGKSDMLYRVAAGLVRVHTMDDDGNGLTLRYVKPGEYFGEEALAGVNRAYFAEAVTDSSIDVINPALMSAEDNLVVTTHLVRTLERAYESIYRLVGKRLRARIAGELLELKDTALATQLDSGETMIYATHDELAAAVGSVRETVTKVVGELSREGVISAGYGKITLKNEQALSVIAAA; this is translated from the coding sequence ATGACCCTTAACACCAACACCCGGACCTTCGTGGACACCGTCACCTACCGCCCCGGCGCCGTCATCCTCTACCCCGGCAAGAGCGACATGCTCTACCGCGTCGCCGCCGGCCTCGTGCGTGTTCACACCATGGACGACGACGGCAACGGCCTGACCCTGCGCTACGTGAAACCCGGCGAGTACTTCGGCGAGGAAGCCCTGGCCGGCGTGAACCGCGCCTACTTCGCCGAGGCCGTCACCGACTCCAGCATCGACGTGATCAACCCCGCCCTGATGAGCGCCGAGGACAACCTCGTGGTCACCACCCACCTGGTCCGCACGCTGGAACGCGCCTACGAAAGCATCTACCGCCTCGTCGGCAAGAGGCTGCGCGCCCGCATCGCCGGGGAACTGCTGGAACTCAAGGACACTGCCCTGGCCACCCAGCTCGACAGCGGCGAGACCATGATCTACGCCACGCACGACGAACTGGCCGCCGCCGTCGGCAGCGTGCGCGAGACCGTCACCAAGGTCGTGGGCGAACTGTCCCGCGAGGGTGTCATCAGCGCCGGCTACGGCAAGATCACCCTGAAGAACGAACAGGCCCTGAGCGTCATCGCCGCCGCCTGA
- a CDS encoding roadblock/LC7 domain-containing protein: MLDQLTQLVRDVDGAWAAAIGGLDGLLIEGYSTATTDLNLLIAEHAGLYRSASIAYSTTLNGGQTREMYLRGERLSVYLHPIKADYFLLLAVDARSNLGQARLYGRDTARKLEATL, encoded by the coding sequence ATGCTTGATCAACTCACGCAACTCGTCAGGGACGTGGATGGCGCCTGGGCCGCAGCTATCGGTGGCCTGGACGGCCTGCTCATCGAGGGGTACTCCACCGCCACCACCGACCTCAATCTGCTGATCGCCGAGCACGCCGGCCTGTACCGCTCGGCCAGCATCGCCTATTCCACCACCCTGAACGGCGGCCAGACCCGCGAGATGTACCTGCGTGGCGAACGCCTGAGCGTGTACCTGCACCCCATCAAGGCCGATTACTTCCTGCTGCTGGCCGTCGACGCCCGCAGCAACCTCGGACAGGCCCGCCTGTACGGCCGCGACACCGCTCGCAAACTGGAGGCGACCCTGTGA
- a CDS encoding FAD-dependent oxidoreductase — protein MSLTVTPERPLRVAVIGSGPSGIFAAEALLKSDLNVDIDVYDRLPTPYGLVRYGVAPDHLTIKSVTRGFEKTLGDPRVRFLGNVSFGTDLTHEDAVTHYDAVLYTVGASSDRRLGIPGEDLTGSMSATEFVAWYNGHPDAAAREMVLSAGGVAVVGVGNVALDVSRILAKTTGELRSSDIAPHALDALEHSAVNDVWILGRRGPAQAAFTTKELREFGELHESEPVVDAAEIALTDAEEAAVTDNVKKKNIEVLRDFAGREREGKPRRVHLRFLVSPTEIIDDGTGHVGGLKVERNRLDENGNAVGTGEYEVLPVQMVLRSVGYRGVALPGVPFDERRGVIPNEEGRVEGRVGEYTAGWIKRGPSGVVGTNRKDATDTVAQLLADVNSGHLPGAAHPTREAVDALLAGRGVQVYSFADWQTLDAHELATGQAEGRPRRKIVHREMMLGHRKS, from the coding sequence ATGAGTCTGACAGTCACCCCCGAACGTCCGCTGCGCGTCGCCGTGATCGGCAGCGGCCCCAGCGGCATCTTCGCCGCCGAAGCCCTGCTGAAAAGCGACCTGAACGTCGACATCGACGTGTACGACCGCCTGCCCACGCCCTACGGACTGGTGCGCTACGGCGTGGCGCCCGACCACCTGACCATCAAGAGCGTCACCCGCGGCTTCGAGAAGACCCTCGGCGACCCGCGCGTGCGCTTCCTGGGCAACGTGTCCTTCGGCACGGACCTGACGCACGAGGACGCCGTGACCCACTACGACGCCGTCCTGTATACCGTGGGAGCCAGCAGCGACCGCCGCCTGGGCATTCCCGGTGAGGACCTGACCGGTTCCATGAGCGCCACCGAGTTCGTCGCCTGGTACAACGGCCACCCGGACGCCGCCGCCCGCGAGATGGTCCTCAGCGCCGGTGGCGTCGCCGTGGTCGGCGTGGGGAACGTGGCACTCGACGTGAGCCGCATCCTGGCCAAGACCACCGGGGAACTGCGCAGCAGCGACATCGCCCCCCACGCCCTGGACGCCCTGGAACACAGCGCCGTGAATGACGTGTGGATCCTGGGTCGGCGCGGCCCGGCGCAGGCGGCCTTCACGACCAAGGAACTGCGTGAATTCGGCGAACTGCACGAATCCGAACCCGTCGTGGACGCCGCCGAGATCGCCCTGACCGACGCCGAGGAAGCCGCCGTCACCGACAACGTGAAGAAGAAGAACATCGAGGTGCTGCGCGACTTCGCCGGCCGTGAACGCGAGGGCAAACCCCGCCGCGTTCACCTGCGCTTCCTGGTTTCCCCCACCGAGATCATCGATGACGGCACCGGGCACGTGGGCGGCCTGAAAGTGGAACGCAACCGCCTGGACGAGAACGGCAACGCGGTCGGAACTGGCGAGTACGAGGTGCTGCCCGTGCAGATGGTGCTGCGCTCGGTCGGGTACCGGGGCGTGGCACTGCCCGGCGTGCCCTTCGACGAGCGGCGCGGAGTGATTCCCAACGAGGAAGGCCGCGTGGAAGGCCGCGTGGGCGAGTACACCGCCGGGTGGATCAAGCGCGGCCCGAGCGGCGTGGTCGGCACCAACCGTAAGGACGCCACCGACACCGTTGCGCAACTCCTGGCCGACGTGAATAGCGGCCACCTGCCCGGCGCGGCCCACCCCACCCGCGAGGCCGTGGACGCCCTGCTGGCCGGGCGGGGCGTGCAGGTGTACTCCTTCGCGGACTGGCAGACCCTCGACGCGCACGAACTGGCAACCGGGCAGGCCGAGGGCCGCCCCCGCCGCAAGATCGTGCACCGCGAGATGATGCTCGGCCACCGCAAGAGCTGA
- a CDS encoding tyrosine-protein phosphatase, with the protein MTAQTPPAPDGALNHRSCLPGLTRSGNPSRLTPAGQQQLLALNFSRLIDLRDRTERTVDPPPFLGHPAYLNLPLLPRRNRTFN; encoded by the coding sequence ATGACAGCCCAGACCCCACCCGCCCCGGACGGCGCACTCAACCACCGCTCCTGTCTCCCCGGCCTGACCCGCAGCGGCAACCCCAGCCGCCTCACACCAGCCGGCCAGCAGCAACTCCTGGCCCTGAACTTCAGCCGCCTCATCGACCTGCGGGACCGTACGGAACGCACGGTGGACCCGCCCCCCTTCCTGGGCCACCCCGCCTACCTGAACCTGCCCCTGCTGCCCCGGCGCAACCGTACCTTCAATTAG
- a CDS encoding NAD(P)/FAD-dependent oxidoreductase, whose amino-acid sequence MSVPSPAFPPERDADVLVVGAGPAGLHAAFYAAWRGLSVTLLDARHEPGGQLTALYPDRRVYDVPGLPAAPAADVIAGLVRQLDGLNVQWHLHTLARTLEPDGEGWRVGATTPDGPRTFRAGAVILAAGLGALLPREARVPGADTHPDVRTDVPDAAELAGRHVLVVGGVPQATRAALELAQAGAQVTLTHRRAGFRGSPADLGALEDAGRSGQLKLLAPATLTTLTPTSASLTVDGQPHDVKADTVLILNGYLPDLTPVQGWPLDWQGEYVPDGVGSRTALPGVFVAGDLAASGQDFKLISVGLAQAAVAANHAAHHVRPDLRVRPGHSSEKRLS is encoded by the coding sequence ATGAGCGTCCCCTCCCCCGCCTTTCCCCCTGAACGTGACGCGGACGTGCTGGTCGTCGGTGCCGGGCCTGCCGGACTGCACGCCGCTTTCTACGCCGCGTGGCGCGGCCTGAGCGTGACCCTGCTGGACGCCCGGCATGAACCCGGCGGGCAACTGACTGCCCTGTACCCGGACCGGCGGGTGTACGACGTGCCGGGCCTGCCTGCCGCGCCCGCCGCCGACGTGATCGCCGGACTGGTCCGGCAACTGGACGGCCTGAACGTGCAGTGGCATCTGCACACCCTGGCCCGCACGCTGGAACCGGACGGTGAGGGCTGGCGCGTCGGGGCGACCACCCCGGACGGCCCGCGCACCTTCCGGGCGGGGGCCGTGATCCTGGCGGCAGGCCTGGGCGCACTGCTGCCCCGCGAGGCCCGCGTGCCCGGCGCGGACACCCACCCGGACGTGAGGACGGACGTACCGGACGCGGCAGAACTCGCGGGTCGCCACGTCCTGGTCGTGGGCGGCGTACCGCAGGCCACCCGCGCCGCCCTGGAACTCGCGCAGGCGGGGGCGCAGGTGACGCTCACGCACCGCCGCGCCGGCTTCCGGGGCAGTCCCGCCGACCTGGGTGCACTAGAGGACGCGGGACGCAGCGGACAGCTGAAGCTGCTGGCCCCCGCCACCCTGACCACCCTGACCCCGACCAGCGCCTCCCTGACCGTGGACGGACAGCCGCACGACGTGAAGGCCGACACGGTCCTGATCCTGAACGGCTACCTGCCGGACCTGACCCCGGTGCAGGGCTGGCCGCTGGACTGGCAGGGCGAGTACGTACCAGACGGGGTGGGCAGCCGGACGGCGCTGCCCGGCGTGTTCGTGGCGGGCGACTTGGCGGCGTCCGGGCAGGATTTCAAGCTGATCTCGGTGGGGCTGGCGCAGGCGGCCGTGGCGGCCAATCACGCCGCGCACCACGTCCGCCCTGACCTGCGCGTGCGGCCCGGTCACTCCAGCGAGAAACGCCTCAGCTGA
- the gyrA gene encoding DNA gyrase subunit A, which produces MTGILPVDITSEVKTNFINYAMNVIVDRALPDVRDGLKPVQRRIMYAMMLEGLYANQKHAKSASVVGEVMKKYHPHGDSSIYDAMVRLGQWWNMRYPMVHPQGNFGSIDGDPPAAMRYTEARMTKVAEEVLADLEKETVDLKPNYDETTVEPSVLPSAVPNLLINGASGIAVGMATNIPPHNLTEICNGLLALIDDPHIGLDGMMQHVTGPDFPTGGRISQVGIRDAYATGHAGLKVRGKARIEEKNGRNQIIISEIPYQVNKTNLIQTISAMYKAGKIPDISALRDESDRKDPVRIVVELKRGAIPTLVLNQLYKYTQLQGTFTVINLSIVNGEPRVLPLVDTMKYFLAHRRDVVTRRTQYELKKAEARAHILEGLIKALDHIDEVINLIRSSNTGTEARDSLMVRFGLSEEQSQAILDMRLQRLVGLEREKLMAEFDELQKTIAFLRSVLGDEGLLWKEIKKEIRAVRDNYGDERRSTITLLEEDISKEDLIAVEDMVITMTKAGYLKRTNLDAYRAQGRGGRGASGGKLRDEDVNTRVFVGSTHDFLLFFTDKGRVFHEKIYDLPEAGRDAKGTHIRNLLPGLRDEENIASVLSVRGFEEEGCFIFATRNGVVKKTLITDYGNITSAGLIAINLQSGDELIGVGIVQDSDHVILATRNGKAMRFQSGEVRDTGRATQGVIGIRLREGEQDAVVSMALVPGGDEDSELLAVSECGLGKRTPVGEYPAKGRGGMGVITLDVTDKTGKLVTLARVAGDEELMVLTEKGTVIRTRVEEVRVTGRNAQGVKVINVSDKDSVISAFPIRREDEL; this is translated from the coding sequence ATGACCGGAATTCTTCCCGTTGACATCACCAGCGAAGTCAAGACCAACTTCATCAACTACGCCATGAACGTGATCGTGGACCGCGCGCTGCCCGACGTGCGCGACGGTCTCAAGCCCGTGCAGCGCCGGATCATGTACGCCATGATGCTTGAGGGCCTGTACGCCAACCAGAAGCACGCCAAGTCGGCGTCCGTGGTCGGCGAGGTCATGAAGAAGTACCACCCGCACGGCGACAGCTCCATCTACGACGCCATGGTCCGCCTGGGCCAGTGGTGGAACATGCGCTACCCCATGGTTCACCCGCAGGGGAACTTCGGCAGCATTGACGGCGACCCGCCCGCCGCCATGCGTTACACCGAGGCCCGCATGACCAAGGTCGCCGAGGAAGTCCTGGCCGACCTGGAAAAAGAAACCGTCGACCTGAAACCCAACTACGACGAGACCACCGTGGAACCCAGCGTGCTGCCCTCGGCCGTGCCGAACCTGCTGATCAACGGCGCCTCCGGCATCGCGGTGGGCATGGCGACGAACATCCCGCCGCACAACCTGACCGAGATCTGCAACGGCCTGCTGGCCCTGATCGACGACCCGCACATCGGCCTGGACGGCATGATGCAGCACGTGACCGGCCCGGACTTCCCGACCGGCGGGCGCATCTCGCAGGTCGGCATCCGCGACGCCTACGCCACCGGCCACGCCGGCCTGAAGGTGCGCGGCAAGGCCCGCATCGAGGAAAAGAACGGCCGGAACCAGATCATCATCAGCGAGATTCCGTATCAGGTGAACAAGACCAACCTGATCCAGACGATCAGCGCCATGTACAAGGCCGGGAAGATCCCCGACATCAGCGCCCTGCGCGACGAGTCCGACCGCAAGGACCCGGTGCGCATCGTGGTGGAACTCAAGCGAGGCGCGATTCCCACGCTGGTCCTGAACCAGCTGTACAAGTACACGCAGCTCCAGGGCACGTTCACGGTCATCAACCTGAGCATCGTGAACGGCGAGCCGCGCGTGCTGCCGCTGGTCGACACCATGAAGTACTTCCTGGCTCACCGCCGGGACGTGGTCACGCGCCGCACGCAGTACGAACTGAAGAAAGCCGAGGCCCGCGCCCACATCCTCGAAGGGCTGATCAAGGCGCTTGATCACATCGACGAGGTCATCAACCTGATCCGCTCCAGCAACACTGGCACCGAGGCGCGCGACTCGCTGATGGTCCGCTTCGGGCTCAGCGAGGAGCAGTCGCAGGCGATCCTGGACATGCGCCTGCAGCGTCTGGTGGGCCTGGAACGCGAGAAGCTGATGGCCGAGTTCGACGAACTCCAGAAGACGATTGCGTTCCTGCGCTCCGTCCTGGGTGACGAGGGTCTGCTCTGGAAGGAAATCAAGAAGGAAATCCGCGCCGTGCGCGACAACTACGGCGACGAGCGCCGCAGCACCATCACGCTGCTGGAAGAGGACATCAGCAAGGAAGACCTGATCGCGGTCGAGGACATGGTCATCACCATGACCAAGGCCGGGTACCTCAAGCGCACTAACCTGGACGCCTACCGCGCGCAGGGCCGGGGCGGGCGCGGCGCGTCGGGCGGCAAACTGCGCGACGAGGACGTGAACACCCGCGTGTTCGTGGGCAGTACGCACGACTTCCTGCTGTTCTTCACCGACAAGGGCCGCGTGTTCCACGAGAAGATCTACGACCTGCCGGAAGCCGGCCGTGACGCCAAGGGCACGCACATCCGTAACCTGCTGCCCGGCCTGCGTGACGAGGAGAACATCGCGTCCGTCCTGAGCGTCCGGGGCTTCGAGGAGGAAGGGTGCTTCATCTTCGCGACCCGCAACGGCGTGGTGAAGAAGACCCTGATCACCGATTACGGCAACATCACCTCGGCCGGGCTGATCGCCATCAACCTCCAGAGTGGCGACGAACTGATCGGCGTGGGCATCGTGCAGGACAGCGATCACGTGATCCTGGCGACCCGCAACGGCAAGGCCATGCGCTTCCAGAGCGGCGAGGTGCGCGACACCGGCCGCGCCACGCAGGGCGTGATCGGCATCCGCCTGCGTGAAGGCGAGCAGGACGCCGTGGTCAGCATGGCCCTGGTCCCCGGTGGTGACGAGGACAGCGAACTGCTGGCCGTCAGCGAGTGCGGGCTGGGCAAACGCACCCCGGTCGGCGAGTACCCCGCCAAGGGGCGCGGCGGGATGGGCGTCATCACGCTGGACGTGACCGACAAGACCGGCAAACTGGTCACCCTGGCCCGCGTGGCCGGTGACGAGGAACTGATGGTCCTGACCGAGAAGGGCACCGTGATCCGCACCCGCGTCGAGGAGGTCCGCGTGACGGGCCGCAACGCGCAGGGCGTGAAGGTCATCAACGTGTCCGACAAGGACAGCGTGATCAGCGCCTTCCCGATCCGCCGCGAGGACGAACTCTGA
- a CDS encoding roadblock/LC7 domain-containing protein, whose amino-acid sequence MIIDPLRTLPGVIAAALVGPDGLPIETHGEGGDAMAAELSALRASLDRTGRRLGAGEVTRIAFTSERIEVVAVSSGDFVLGAAMARGSDTRTAQQTLARLALELGHLPRPEIT is encoded by the coding sequence GTGATCATCGACCCCCTGCGCACCCTGCCCGGCGTGATCGCTGCCGCGCTGGTCGGCCCGGACGGCCTGCCCATCGAAACGCACGGCGAGGGCGGCGACGCCATGGCCGCCGAACTCAGCGCCCTGCGTGCCAGCCTGGACCGCACCGGCCGCCGCCTGGGCGCCGGTGAAGTCACCCGCATCGCGTTTACCAGCGAGCGAATCGAGGTTGTGGCCGTTTCCAGCGGGGACTTCGTGCTGGGGGCCGCCATGGCGCGCGGCAGTGACACCCGCACCGCCCAGCAGACCCTGGCCCGGCTGGCCCTGGAACTCGGGCACCTGCCCCGCCCGGAGATCACGTGA